One segment of Pseudoalteromonas rubra DNA contains the following:
- a CDS encoding DUF2846 domain-containing protein — protein MRVLAVIIALMIQGCASTGKQSTGAAFQMHEQPSNGKSIAYFFQPDMAGVNSCLLVGVDDIHKGCIGYPGFAKVEIDPGTRKISFTPNALIKIANLSYEYNFEPNRVYYFEYQHFTSKAASEKAVESHYNMILGYHLGWVSLEEQEALLKLKNLKAWK, from the coding sequence TTCAGGGCTGCGCAAGTACAGGTAAACAATCAACAGGCGCTGCATTTCAAATGCACGAACAACCTTCCAATGGCAAATCTATAGCTTATTTCTTTCAACCAGACATGGCAGGTGTTAATTCCTGTTTACTAGTTGGTGTCGATGATATTCATAAAGGTTGTATAGGTTACCCTGGTTTTGCGAAAGTGGAAATTGACCCAGGGACTCGCAAAATATCATTTACGCCTAATGCTCTGATTAAGATCGCTAACCTGTCTTATGAATACAATTTTGAACCAAACAGGGTTTATTACTTCGAGTACCAGCATTTTACTAGTAAGGCAGCTTCTGAGAAAGCAGTTGAAAGTCATTACAACATGATACTTGGATATCATCTAGGTTGGGTATCGCTTGAAGAACAAGAAGCACTATTAAAATTGAAAAACCTGAAGGCATGGAAGTGA
- a CDS encoding collagenase translates to MKIKAILAALPLLCASVEAAQQQIERHFKPLSVADLQLAHGDEGHNHAAQDNAPTAARDTALHSHLPVMMQMASGQVDLASGCDLTAFANASASTIVAQITGQGATCVNDLFSAPSATQVATFTSAKMLAAAQQATTLSGSYSGAGSSELEALFLFIRAGFYVEFYNDSVSFDPTVQSTVRSALDAFVNNRHFYDNNDAHGEVLSEVMTTMDSAELQHVYLPVVKAWLSRWSESYATSWHMRGAVNGIFTILFRGQWNSDFVTLVGKDTELVSLLANFTKQSWMVGSDAEFMIINAGRELARLKNYQGTPIQSAVDTALKALFSTYQSYGYGDGIWLGAADVAAYYADCNDFGICGFKEELTNKALSQTYQCSSTIRIRSQDMTQAQHLSACDTMAAEETRFHTMLETNQTPVADDNNTMLQVNIFNSSSDYKKYAGPIFGIGTDNGGMYLEGDPSVVGNQANFIAYEASYAKADHYVWNLEHEYVHYLDGRFDLYGDFNAPTEAIVWWSEGVAEYVANLNDNQRAIDTIKDGSTYQLGEVFETTYDGFDQDRIYRWGYLAVRFMIETHKDEVNAMLGETRVGNWSAYKTRMNKWAAQYSNEFTQWTQQLAGDTNQAPTAVINGPYQGTAGSAVSFSSQGSSDPEGQSLSYLWQFGDGAQSTQASPTHTYGDAGNYTVTLKVTDSEGLAHQVTTQAVIDADQGITELQNGQAVRVAGAQDELKYFKVQLPAGATDLTVSTSDGTGDVDLYLSHGQQPTLDTYDCRPYVGGNAERCDVATPQTGEYYIMLRGYNAYTDVSLVASFTAPVAGLPDTCVDQGSVSGGRLSADQAVCLSDQDPMWFSLENVSGQQSIRIETAHGNGDLTLEYSNQGWPDGSNVDARSERAGNGECINLSGQSQYWGYLKVSGAPSGATIQVTYNDGWCN, encoded by the coding sequence ATGAAAATAAAAGCAATACTCGCTGCGCTTCCCTTGCTCTGTGCAAGTGTAGAAGCCGCACAACAACAGATTGAACGACACTTTAAACCACTGAGTGTGGCCGATCTGCAATTAGCACATGGCGATGAGGGTCATAATCACGCCGCACAGGACAACGCGCCAACAGCAGCACGTGACACTGCGCTGCATTCACATTTGCCCGTGATGATGCAGATGGCGTCTGGGCAGGTTGATCTTGCCAGTGGCTGTGACTTAACCGCATTTGCTAACGCGAGTGCATCGACAATCGTGGCACAGATCACGGGGCAGGGTGCAACCTGCGTTAATGATCTGTTCAGTGCGCCGTCGGCGACTCAGGTGGCGACTTTTACATCGGCCAAAATGTTGGCCGCGGCGCAGCAAGCGACGACTCTGTCAGGTAGCTATAGTGGCGCCGGCAGCAGTGAGCTGGAAGCGCTGTTTTTGTTTATTCGTGCGGGTTTTTATGTGGAGTTTTACAATGACTCCGTGAGCTTCGATCCCACAGTGCAGAGCACGGTTCGAAGTGCCCTCGATGCCTTTGTGAATAACCGTCATTTCTATGACAACAATGATGCGCACGGAGAAGTGCTGAGTGAAGTCATGACGACGATGGACTCTGCCGAGCTGCAGCACGTTTATCTGCCTGTGGTCAAAGCCTGGTTATCTCGCTGGAGTGAAAGCTATGCAACGAGCTGGCATATGCGTGGTGCGGTTAATGGGATCTTCACAATTTTATTCCGGGGTCAATGGAACAGTGATTTCGTTACGCTGGTTGGTAAAGATACGGAACTGGTTAGCTTACTGGCTAATTTCACCAAGCAAAGCTGGATGGTGGGATCTGACGCAGAATTCATGATTATTAACGCGGGCAGAGAACTTGCCCGACTGAAAAACTATCAGGGTACGCCTATCCAGAGCGCGGTTGATACAGCCCTCAAAGCGCTGTTTTCGACTTATCAGAGCTATGGTTATGGGGATGGGATCTGGCTTGGTGCCGCTGATGTTGCGGCCTATTACGCGGATTGTAATGATTTTGGGATCTGTGGGTTTAAAGAGGAGCTGACCAACAAGGCCTTGTCACAGACCTATCAGTGCAGCAGCACAATCCGTATTCGATCTCAAGATATGACTCAGGCACAACATCTGTCAGCATGTGACACTATGGCAGCGGAAGAGACTCGCTTCCATACCATGCTCGAAACCAATCAAACGCCAGTTGCTGATGACAACAATACAATGCTACAGGTGAACATTTTTAACAGCAGCAGTGACTACAAAAAGTATGCTGGACCAATTTTTGGTATTGGCACAGATAACGGCGGTATGTATCTGGAAGGCGATCCGAGTGTGGTTGGCAACCAGGCAAACTTCATTGCCTATGAAGCCAGTTATGCTAAGGCTGATCACTATGTCTGGAATCTGGAGCACGAATACGTGCACTACCTGGATGGCCGTTTTGACCTGTATGGTGATTTTAACGCGCCAACTGAGGCAATCGTGTGGTGGAGCGAAGGGGTTGCAGAGTATGTGGCAAACCTGAACGACAATCAGCGTGCCATTGATACAATTAAAGACGGCAGCACATATCAGTTAGGCGAAGTATTTGAAACCACTTATGATGGTTTTGACCAGGATCGTATCTATCGCTGGGGCTATCTGGCGGTACGCTTCATGATTGAAACACATAAAGATGAAGTCAATGCAATGCTGGGGGAGACGCGGGTTGGTAACTGGAGTGCCTATAAAACGCGTATGAATAAGTGGGCCGCACAGTACAGCAACGAGTTTACTCAGTGGACACAGCAACTGGCCGGGGACACCAATCAGGCACCAACAGCCGTGATCAATGGGCCTTATCAGGGTACCGCTGGTTCAGCGGTCAGCTTCAGCAGTCAGGGCAGTTCAGATCCTGAAGGTCAAAGCCTGAGCTATTTGTGGCAGTTTGGCGATGGCGCGCAGAGCACCCAGGCCAGCCCCACACATACTTACGGGGATGCCGGAAATTATACGGTGACATTAAAAGTAACCGACAGTGAGGGATTGGCACATCAAGTCACCACTCAGGCCGTGATTGACGCAGATCAGGGGATCACTGAGCTGCAAAATGGTCAGGCAGTGCGTGTTGCTGGCGCTCAGGACGAACTGAAGTACTTTAAAGTCCAACTGCCGGCCGGGGCAACTGATCTGACGGTGAGCACTAGTGATGGCACGGGTGATGTTGATTTATACCTGAGCCATGGTCAGCAGCCAACGCTGGACACTTACGATTGTCGACCTTATGTCGGCGGTAACGCTGAGCGATGCGATGTTGCGACACCGCAGACCGGAGAGTATTACATAATGCTCAGAGGTTATAACGCATACACTGATGTGAGCTTGGTCGCAAGCTTTACAGCACCGGTAGCGGGTTTGCCGGATACTTGCGTGGACCAGGGCAGTGTCTCTGGTGGCCGACTATCCGCTGATCAGGCGGTTTGCCTAAGTGATCAGGATCCTATGTGGTTTAGCCTGGAGAATGTGAGTGGTCAGCAGAGCATTCGCATTGAAACTGCACATGGCAATGGTGATTTGACGCTTGAGTACAGTAATCAGGGCTGGCCTGACGGGAGCAATGTTGACGCTCGCTCCGAGCGCGCAGGCAATGGTGAATGTATCAACCTCAGCGGGCAAAGCCAGTACTGGGGATATTTGAAGGTGAGCGGTGCGCCAAGTGGTGCCACTATCCAGGTTACTTATAACGATGGCTGGTGTAACTAA
- a CDS encoding amino acid ABC transporter substrate-binding protein, protein MKLNLLINGLILLLFSVLLPSHAAERLNIYVYHNKPPYIMNQAEQRGLYFDFVALLNASQSHTRYKLVYLPRRRIERDLNEQTLDGAVLGVHPVWFKDPDKSRYLWSAALMYDTDEFVSCAENPFEYDGAASMANKKFGGILGYHYFRTVKPVKAGALERVDANSEEGLLELALRERVDFAIVSRSTLNYFIKKNRWQDHFHLSKQPHESYYRAMLLPKQFQPQYDRLLAILSDREFHNKLTQLLSRYQIDAGPG, encoded by the coding sequence GTGAAATTAAACCTGTTGATTAATGGCCTTATCTTACTTTTATTCAGTGTACTATTGCCGTCGCATGCAGCAGAGCGGCTGAACATCTATGTCTACCACAATAAACCGCCTTACATCATGAATCAGGCAGAGCAACGCGGCTTGTATTTTGACTTTGTAGCCTTACTCAATGCGTCTCAGTCTCACACCCGTTATAAGCTGGTCTACCTGCCACGCAGGCGTATTGAACGGGATCTTAACGAGCAAACTCTCGATGGTGCTGTATTGGGGGTTCACCCTGTGTGGTTTAAAGACCCCGATAAATCACGTTATTTGTGGAGTGCTGCCCTGATGTATGACACCGATGAATTTGTCTCTTGTGCTGAAAACCCCTTTGAATACGATGGCGCGGCTTCTATGGCCAACAAAAAGTTTGGTGGCATTTTGGGTTATCATTATTTTCGCACGGTTAAGCCGGTAAAAGCGGGGGCGCTTGAGCGCGTTGATGCAAACAGTGAAGAAGGTTTGTTGGAGCTGGCACTGAGAGAGCGTGTTGATTTTGCGATTGTCAGCCGTTCAACACTAAACTACTTTATCAAAAAGAATCGCTGGCAGGACCATTTCCACCTGTCCAAACAACCTCATGAATCTTACTATCGGGCGATGCTTTTACCAAAACAATTCCAGCCTCAGTACGACAGGTTATTAGCCATACTCAGTGATCGAGAATTTCACAACAAGCTGACACAATTATTAAGCCGTTATCAGATAGATGCAGGTCCGGGTTGA
- a CDS encoding VOC family protein: MKYLHTMVRVENLDASLNFYCDLLGLVEVKRKDSEKGRFTLVYLAAPGQLEDAKTHFSPTIELTYNWDTEQYTGGRNFGHLAFAVEDIYALCEKLQAAGVTINRPPRCGHMAFIKSPDGISIELLQQGEPLPPQEPWLSMENTGSW, from the coding sequence ATGAAATATCTGCATACTATGGTTCGGGTCGAGAACCTCGACGCATCATTAAATTTTTACTGTGATCTACTGGGTTTGGTGGAAGTAAAACGTAAAGACAGTGAAAAAGGCCGTTTTACACTGGTTTATCTGGCTGCACCAGGCCAGCTGGAAGACGCTAAAACGCACTTTTCTCCCACCATTGAGCTTACTTACAACTGGGATACTGAACAATACACTGGCGGGCGCAACTTCGGGCATTTAGCTTTTGCCGTAGAAGATATTTACGCGCTGTGCGAAAAGCTTCAGGCGGCGGGCGTTACTATTAATCGCCCTCCCAGATGCGGGCACATGGCTTTTATCAAATCCCCCGATGGTATCTCCATTGAGTTGTTGCAACAAGGTGAGCCGCTGCCACCGCAAGAGCCCTGGCTAAGCATGGAAAATACCGGAAGCTGGTAA
- a CDS encoding pre-peptidase C-terminal domain-containing protein, with protein sequence MRVLLAGLTTVALYATTAHSASDYHRLIWDTNPSHQATVGYTPTGGSNHYIKYGTTTNEQSWTTVQPTATSVFDGSLQSEFVTLTGLSANTTIYYRVCDSTGCGQRLWFKTAPQTSTGFVAIAGGDTRTGWTTRREGNELVAKIRPLFIMHGGDYTNANSAQEMREYLKDWQLTFSNDVIDGQNYKRIYPFVATFGNHEGDNFKTLCQVFGVDFDKDGACTNKDSYGAFNIANLLRVYTLNSQYKDSGWSAYATAMNNWLKQDLQSNGASTKWRIAQYHKPMYPHYSGKSDNTILHTWWADLFYQHGMNLVVESDTHINKLTEALQPSGSGFTKTTTGGTVYVGEGSWGAPARSANDPKSWTIDLASIQQFKVLSVAPDTLKVQTAQFTAGADTLTREQRAADALALPANISWWYASELGETMTLKRAANSLSIIDRDSGPVDPGNELQNGQPVGNLSGAADSEKVFTMLVPEGASNLRFTMSGGSGDADLYVRFAQKPTTSTYDCRPYKDGNNESCSINPAQAGTYYIVVRGYQAFSGVSIVGQYDLGTPPGDGNKQVWTGLNATTGNWIHKTFDVPASATKLTVSTSGGSGDADLYVRYGAQPTSSSYDCRPYKDGNAETCTQTQPQTGTWHISVKAYKGFSDVTLTAEY encoded by the coding sequence ATGAGAGTGCTTTTAGCGGGCCTCACCACGGTTGCTTTATATGCCACCACTGCCCACAGCGCCAGTGATTATCACCGTCTGATCTGGGACACTAACCCCAGTCATCAGGCCACTGTGGGGTATACCCCTACTGGCGGCAGTAACCATTACATTAAATATGGCACAACGACGAATGAGCAAAGTTGGACCACAGTGCAACCGACAGCCACGAGTGTTTTTGATGGGAGCCTGCAAAGCGAGTTTGTGACGTTAACCGGACTAAGTGCAAATACTACTATTTACTATCGCGTATGCGACAGCACCGGATGTGGCCAGCGCTTATGGTTTAAGACTGCCCCTCAAACTAGCACAGGGTTTGTCGCCATCGCTGGCGGAGACACCCGCACAGGCTGGACGACTCGACGTGAAGGCAACGAACTGGTCGCAAAGATCCGCCCTTTGTTTATCATGCATGGTGGTGACTATACCAATGCCAATTCAGCTCAGGAAATGCGAGAGTACCTCAAAGACTGGCAGCTGACATTTTCAAACGACGTGATCGACGGGCAAAACTATAAACGAATTTACCCGTTTGTTGCCACATTTGGTAACCACGAAGGTGACAACTTTAAAACGCTTTGTCAGGTATTCGGCGTAGACTTTGACAAAGATGGAGCCTGCACCAATAAAGACAGCTATGGTGCCTTTAATATTGCTAACCTCCTGCGTGTTTACACCCTAAACAGTCAGTATAAAGACAGCGGCTGGTCTGCCTATGCGACGGCTATGAACAACTGGCTGAAACAAGACTTGCAAAGTAATGGCGCTAGCACCAAGTGGCGCATTGCTCAATACCATAAACCCATGTACCCCCATTACTCTGGTAAGTCAGACAATACGATTTTGCATACCTGGTGGGCTGATTTGTTTTATCAGCATGGTATGAACCTGGTCGTGGAATCCGATACACACATCAACAAGCTGACCGAAGCTCTACAGCCTTCTGGGTCCGGATTTACCAAAACCACCACAGGCGGTACCGTGTATGTGGGTGAAGGCAGCTGGGGTGCCCCGGCACGCTCTGCCAACGACCCAAAAAGCTGGACGATTGATTTAGCCAGCATTCAACAGTTTAAAGTACTAAGTGTTGCACCCGACACCCTGAAAGTACAAACCGCGCAATTCACAGCTGGCGCAGATACGCTCACGCGCGAACAACGTGCTGCCGACGCGCTGGCGCTGCCTGCCAATATCAGTTGGTGGTATGCCAGTGAGCTTGGAGAAACCATGACACTCAAGCGCGCCGCCAATTCGCTGTCAATCATCGACAGAGACAGTGGCCCGGTTGACCCGGGCAATGAGCTGCAAAACGGCCAGCCTGTCGGTAACCTGTCAGGCGCCGCTGACAGTGAAAAGGTCTTTACCATGCTTGTACCAGAAGGAGCAAGTAATCTGCGCTTTACCATGAGTGGTGGAAGTGGCGATGCCGATCTTTATGTACGCTTTGCTCAAAAACCCACTACCTCAACGTATGATTGCCGCCCATATAAAGATGGTAATAATGAAAGTTGCAGTATCAACCCGGCACAAGCTGGCACTTATTATATCGTGGTCCGAGGTTATCAGGCGTTTTCCGGTGTATCCATAGTCGGCCAATATGATCTGGGCACCCCACCGGGAGATGGTAATAAACAAGTCTGGACTGGGTTGAATGCAACAACAGGCAACTGGATCCATAAAACCTTTGATGTGCCAGCCAGTGCCACTAAGCTCACCGTCAGTACCTCCGGCGGCAGCGGTGATGCCGATCTGTATGTTCGTTATGGCGCCCAGCCAACCTCATCCAGTTACGATTGCCGTCCATACAAAGATGGCAATGCCGAAACGTGCACACAAACTCAACCTCAAACCGGTACATGGCATATTTCTGTGAAAGCCTATAAAGGCTTCAGCGATGTCACATTGACCGCAGAGTATTGA
- a CDS encoding DUF1566 domain-containing protein: MITRLLMSLATAVIVISLLWIEPLSPVVQPHPRFVKLDRSGHPLSPWQGPWSCVLDTQRDLIWEVKTDSENIHDGYWTYSWYISSDESIQSQARGEANLGDCYFESSRCDTQDLINRARQTALCGLTHWRLPTSGELSSLLQNPARPGHVHIAQDFFPHMKHGDYWSADHSQPLSGHYQRFKQGATAVNFHTGEQYPLPYRNAAFVLLVADLPTEFRSTRLKGVTH, translated from the coding sequence ATGATCACACGTCTATTAATGTCATTGGCGACCGCTGTCATTGTTATCTCGTTGTTGTGGATAGAACCTTTGAGCCCGGTCGTCCAGCCTCATCCAAGGTTTGTTAAACTGGATCGATCAGGTCATCCATTATCTCCCTGGCAGGGCCCCTGGTCCTGTGTGTTAGATACCCAGCGAGACCTGATATGGGAGGTTAAGACCGACAGTGAAAACATTCATGATGGCTACTGGACCTACTCCTGGTACATCTCATCTGACGAGAGCATACAAAGTCAGGCCAGAGGCGAAGCGAACCTGGGAGATTGCTATTTCGAATCGTCGCGATGTGACACCCAGGATCTGATCAACAGAGCAAGGCAGACAGCCTTGTGTGGCCTGACACATTGGCGCCTGCCTACCAGTGGTGAATTAAGCAGCCTGCTGCAGAACCCGGCCCGCCCGGGACATGTGCATATCGCTCAGGACTTTTTCCCTCATATGAAGCATGGTGATTACTGGAGTGCGGATCATTCACAGCCTCTTTCAGGCCATTATCAACGCTTTAAACAAGGTGCGACCGCGGTCAACTTTCATACCGGGGAGCAGTACCCACTTCCCTACCGTAACGCAGCGTTTGTGCTACTGGTGGCCGACTTACCAACGGAGTTTAGATCTACACGCCTCAAAGGCGTGACCCATTAA
- a CDS encoding ethylbenzene dehydrogenase-related protein, with protein sequence MLTQDWLMVISPLLPEGDLYPWHIASASILSVLATCFLLLSLWRPYRSNPNQYHLWVNRLGYLIILSLLCSGWLLWAGIYVAQMQPLHFFSMWLLLLYLLIHGWIYFIQYGKRVLFALLPSRVEKQGVFILTSVCTLGLLLYAGIRYSADTLEVASLSPSEFIDIDGHGDEAHWLRAPVYTIETHGGANFNGGRSTIRVQALANQYESYFLIRWTDPSMSTNHLPLLKTKAGWKIQQNGFYQFDERTFYEDKLAVMLSRSCSGGADNTTYLGHRPLDSKPPNWHGKGFHASMDGEIRDLWHWKAVRTNDMYQADDNFFGPPALVQQGQRRYTAGYQPDGKESGAYVMNWQWYTPGTVIPKRLPHKGNVHLNVLPWFGSTPYHEKKDMFLPGSKLSSILYRSNRFEGDRADVRARGSWDSGIWTLELVRKHNTGSIHDVPLESGTCMWFSAFDHAQVAHTRHIRPAILRYPL encoded by the coding sequence TTGCTAACGCAAGATTGGCTGATGGTCATTAGCCCACTGCTGCCTGAGGGCGACTTATACCCTTGGCATATAGCCAGTGCCAGTATCCTCAGTGTACTGGCGACCTGTTTTTTGTTGCTTTCACTGTGGCGACCCTACCGCAGCAACCCAAACCAATATCACCTTTGGGTTAACCGTCTGGGGTATCTGATTATATTAAGCCTGCTGTGTTCAGGCTGGTTACTCTGGGCCGGTATATATGTTGCGCAGATGCAGCCACTGCACTTTTTCAGTATGTGGCTATTGCTACTTTACCTGCTCATCCATGGCTGGATTTACTTCATTCAGTATGGCAAGCGCGTTTTATTTGCGCTCCTCCCCTCTCGCGTTGAGAAACAAGGTGTGTTTATCCTGACCTCTGTATGCACACTAGGTCTTCTGTTGTATGCCGGTATTCGCTATTCGGCAGACACACTTGAAGTCGCGTCGCTGAGTCCAAGTGAGTTCATTGACATAGATGGGCACGGTGATGAGGCGCACTGGTTAAGAGCACCTGTTTACACCATAGAAACCCATGGCGGCGCTAACTTTAACGGCGGCCGCAGCACCATTCGCGTGCAGGCACTGGCGAATCAATATGAAAGCTATTTCCTGATACGTTGGACCGATCCCAGCATGAGCACCAACCACCTACCTTTATTAAAAACCAAGGCCGGCTGGAAAATCCAACAAAATGGCTTTTACCAGTTTGACGAGCGAACTTTCTACGAAGACAAACTGGCTGTGATGCTTTCCCGCTCATGTTCTGGTGGGGCTGACAATACCACCTATCTGGGCCACCGACCCCTAGATAGCAAGCCACCTAATTGGCACGGCAAAGGTTTCCACGCCAGTATGGATGGTGAAATACGGGATTTATGGCACTGGAAAGCGGTGCGAACCAATGACATGTATCAAGCCGATGATAATTTTTTTGGTCCACCGGCCCTGGTGCAGCAAGGGCAACGCCGCTATACCGCCGGGTATCAGCCTGATGGCAAAGAGAGTGGCGCTTATGTGATGAACTGGCAGTGGTACACACCAGGGACCGTTATCCCAAAACGGTTACCACACAAAGGCAATGTGCATCTGAACGTCTTACCCTGGTTTGGCAGCACGCCCTATCACGAAAAAAAGGATATGTTTTTACCCGGAAGCAAGCTCTCATCTATTCTGTACCGCTCTAACCGGTTCGAGGGAGACCGAGCCGATGTCAGAGCACGAGGTAGCTGGGACAGTGGTATCTGGACCCTTGAATTAGTGCGAAAGCATAACACCGGCTCTATACATGATGTGCCGCTTGAAAGTGGTACTTGCATGTGGTTTTCGGCTTTTGACCATGCTCAGGTGGCACACACCCGCCACATTCGTCCAGCCATCTTAAGGTACCCGCTATGA
- a CDS encoding GGDEF domain-containing protein, with the protein MNEFLSETTEEALDSGEVIDSMTDIVACLNTSDSIQRFLLDIHCILQKVTYADNFYVVLYREDGSLTFPYFHDVKDDIDPEDLEALSLDEIAHSLTAYALQSQNVCNYTTEQLNEMVAEGRLNIIGTVPKQWLCFPLVNRNNFMGAFIIQSYRREDEYSGVIVDVLFTISHVISSALDAFNNQQALVEANTVLQNYQGELEIKVAERTQELESSLSELQKEISIREALQQRLEHEALHDTLTGLTNRKFLFRELNNLAERSKRGSVTVHILYLDLDDFKPINDNYGHHSGDIVLQEVAKRIQGELRVYDVLCRLGGDEFVVVLSDPLEKSVLMQICSRLIACISSPIQLEGGEKVQCGCSIGVANNNGVFSAEALLKCADSALYSSKELGKNQAYFYEQASI; encoded by the coding sequence ATGAATGAGTTTTTGTCAGAGACGACGGAAGAAGCCCTCGACAGCGGAGAAGTGATTGACAGCATGACAGACATAGTGGCCTGCTTAAATACGAGTGACTCAATCCAAAGGTTTTTGTTGGATATACACTGTATTTTGCAAAAGGTGACGTATGCGGATAATTTTTATGTCGTGCTATATCGAGAAGATGGCAGTCTGACTTTCCCTTATTTTCATGATGTAAAGGATGACATTGACCCGGAAGATTTAGAAGCATTGTCTCTGGATGAAATCGCCCATTCATTAACAGCCTATGCTTTGCAGTCGCAAAATGTGTGTAACTACACCACTGAGCAATTGAATGAAATGGTGGCAGAAGGGCGGTTAAATATCATCGGCACAGTGCCAAAACAATGGCTTTGTTTTCCCCTGGTCAATCGCAATAACTTTATGGGCGCATTTATCATTCAATCCTATCGTCGTGAAGATGAATACTCAGGTGTGATTGTCGATGTGCTGTTTACGATTAGCCATGTGATCTCCTCTGCCCTGGATGCGTTCAATAACCAACAAGCTTTAGTTGAAGCCAATACGGTATTGCAAAACTATCAGGGTGAACTAGAAATCAAAGTAGCGGAACGCACCCAAGAGCTCGAATCGAGCTTGTCTGAGTTGCAAAAAGAAATAAGTATTCGGGAGGCATTGCAACAGCGGTTGGAGCATGAAGCGCTACACGACACGCTAACGGGCCTTACGAACCGAAAATTTCTATTCCGGGAGCTGAATAATCTTGCGGAACGGTCAAAGCGTGGTTCGGTTACCGTCCATATTTTGTATCTGGACTTAGACGACTTTAAACCCATCAATGATAACTATGGCCATCACAGTGGTGATATTGTGTTGCAGGAAGTTGCCAAGAGAATACAGGGAGAGCTACGTGTTTACGATGTGCTGTGTCGCCTTGGAGGGGACGAGTTTGTCGTGGTTCTGTCTGACCCACTTGAAAAATCAGTGTTAATGCAGATCTGTTCGCGCCTTATTGCTTGTATCTCTTCCCCTATTCAACTGGAAGGCGGTGAAAAGGTACAGTGTGGGTGCAGTATCGGCGTTGCCAATAATAATGGGGTGTTCAGTGCTGAAGCTCTGCTAAAGTGCGCTGACAGTGCCCTCTATTCATCGAAAGAGCTGGGCAAAAACCAGGCATACTTTTATGAACAAGCGTCGATTTGA
- a CDS encoding DUF2066 domain-containing protein yields MALKLFLLGLFGWCLAASAVEVTDLYEATLQVDNKTRAKRVVASQQALDRVIQKLTGRTEHLNHPLIRQSKKRISDYMLKYEYIESADGDIKIRVRFEADKVEQLVRDSNLPLWGNRRPMIAIWLVIEDNLRREFVTQESYPQLERLIYDTAAEWGIPVVVPLMDLADRAQVGIAEVWGNFSEPVEAASMRYNAERVITGRLFKQPNSSSWQLDWRYTDTDQFESTQQVGDKQQLLIAMINDMSTALAAEYVIDPNRSYATSSTVLTVDKLTSFSKIELARRQLLSISTVQDVDVIYRQGDLVKFEVEHGSSVVDLQKSLKLERAFSVYVDPRAFYQVASANNLRYSWVGQ; encoded by the coding sequence ATGGCACTGAAATTATTTTTACTGGGTTTGTTTGGCTGGTGTTTGGCTGCAAGCGCGGTTGAGGTAACAGATCTATACGAAGCCACTTTACAGGTGGATAACAAAACGCGTGCAAAGCGCGTTGTAGCCAGTCAACAAGCGCTGGACCGTGTGATCCAAAAGTTGACAGGTCGCACGGAACATTTAAATCACCCATTAATCCGGCAAAGTAAAAAACGAATTTCTGATTATATGCTTAAGTATGAGTATATCGAGTCTGCGGATGGTGATATCAAAATACGCGTAAGGTTTGAGGCAGACAAAGTCGAACAGCTGGTTAGAGACAGCAATTTACCCTTATGGGGCAACCGTCGTCCCATGATTGCAATCTGGTTGGTGATAGAAGACAACCTGAGACGAGAATTTGTTACCCAGGAAAGTTACCCCCAATTGGAGCGGTTAATTTATGACACCGCAGCAGAGTGGGGGATCCCCGTCGTTGTACCTTTGATGGACTTGGCCGATCGCGCGCAGGTCGGCATTGCTGAAGTGTGGGGAAATTTTTCGGAGCCGGTTGAAGCCGCCTCGATGCGTTATAACGCAGAGCGAGTCATAACCGGTCGTTTGTTTAAACAACCGAATAGCAGCAGTTGGCAACTCGATTGGCGCTACACAGATACGGATCAGTTTGAATCGACTCAACAAGTGGGTGACAAGCAGCAATTACTTATCGCCATGATTAACGATATGTCAACGGCACTGGCCGCCGAATATGTGATAGACCCCAATCGTTCGTATGCGACCAGCAGCACCGTATTGACCGTGGATAAGCTGACCTCATTCAGTAAAATAGAACTGGCCAGAAGGCAGTTGCTGAGCATTAGCACAGTGCAGGACGTAGATGTTATTTATCGCCAGGGGGATCTGGTCAAATTTGAAGTTGAACATGGTTCATCAGTGGTTGATCTGCAAAAATCACTCAAATTAGAACGCGCATTTAGCGTTTATGTTGACCCTCGTGCGTTTTATCAGGTTGCCAGTGCAAATAACCTGAGATATAGCTGGGTAGGGCAATAA